One Chengkuizengella sediminis DNA segment encodes these proteins:
- a CDS encoding DUF6526 family protein has translation MNEQNYRNHARLHPMYHYIGAPIVLMVFIGTIINLVLSISSGENISIALLWIGGSIGLFVVFGLVRIYSIKVQDRVIRSEENLRHYVLTGRLLDPSLTISQIIGLRFASDEEFPALCEQASKENLDKKQIKKAVKNWRGDYYRV, from the coding sequence ATGAATGAGCAAAACTATCGTAATCATGCTCGGTTGCACCCAATGTATCATTATATTGGTGCACCCATAGTACTAATGGTTTTTATTGGTACAATCATTAATTTAGTTTTATCCATTTCATCAGGGGAAAATATTTCTATTGCTCTTCTTTGGATTGGAGGCTCTATTGGACTATTTGTAGTTTTTGGACTTGTAAGGATATATTCCATCAAGGTTCAAGATCGTGTAATTCGTTCGGAAGAAAATTTGCGTCATTATGTTCTTACAGGCCGTTTATTAGATCCAAGTTTAACAATCAGTCAAATTATTGGTTTGCGATTTGCAAGTGATGAAGAGTTTCCAGCTTTATGTGAACAAGCGAGTAAAGAAAATCTGGATAAGAAACAAATTAAAAAAGCAGTAAAGAATTGGCGTGGAGATTATTATCGTGTGTAA